In Caldicellulosiruptor obsidiansis OB47, a single window of DNA contains:
- the lpdA gene encoding dihydrolipoyl dehydrogenase, translating into MKYDLIIIGGGPAGYLAAERASKGGLKTLLIEERYLGGVCLNEGCIPTKTLLYSAKILEGAKHGFKYGVEVKDITLNHKKVLERKDKVIKTLVTGIKSKLRKSGAEILSGHGEILGRSSKGYIVAVGDKEFATDRLLIATGSSPFIPLIEGVKEALERGFVLTNREILEIESVPASMIVIGGGIVGLEIASYFSSAGSKVTVIEMLDHIGGSMDREISNILLEIYKKKGVEFELSARVTKIDEGKVVYEKDGKFFEKEAEKVLLSVGRRPNITGFGLENIGVELEKGCVKTDDRMKTNVQEVYAAGDINGKLMLAHTAYREAEVAVWNILGRKVKVNYNSIPSVVYTNPEVAWVGESEESIKGKGLEYEVIKLPMLYSGRFVAENEEFDGLCKILIDKRKRTILGCHMIGNYASEIIYGVGIMIEMQLRVEDIKDIVFPHPTVSEIIREVIFEL; encoded by the coding sequence ATGAAATACGACCTTATTATCATAGGTGGTGGACCTGCGGGGTATCTGGCAGCAGAAAGGGCTTCAAAAGGAGGGCTCAAAACACTGTTAATAGAAGAAAGGTATTTAGGGGGTGTTTGCCTCAATGAAGGCTGTATTCCTACAAAAACTTTACTCTATAGTGCAAAGATTTTAGAAGGAGCAAAGCACGGTTTTAAATATGGTGTTGAAGTAAAAGATATTACGTTAAACCATAAAAAGGTACTTGAAAGAAAAGACAAAGTAATAAAAACTCTTGTGACAGGAATAAAAAGTAAGCTCAGAAAAAGTGGTGCTGAAATACTCAGTGGTCATGGAGAGATTTTAGGAAGAAGCAGCAAAGGATATATTGTAGCGGTGGGGGATAAAGAATTTGCCACAGATAGGCTCTTGATTGCCACCGGTTCTTCGCCTTTTATTCCACTGATTGAAGGTGTGAAAGAGGCGCTTGAAAGAGGTTTTGTGTTGACCAACAGAGAAATCCTGGAGATTGAAAGTGTGCCAGCATCGATGATTGTGATTGGTGGGGGAATTGTTGGGCTTGAGATAGCATCATATTTCAGTTCGGCAGGTTCAAAAGTGACTGTGATTGAAATGCTTGACCACATTGGCGGCAGCATGGACAGGGAAATTTCTAATATACTGCTTGAAATATACAAGAAAAAGGGAGTTGAGTTTGAACTTTCAGCAAGAGTTACTAAGATTGATGAAGGAAAAGTGGTGTATGAAAAAGATGGAAAGTTTTTTGAAAAAGAGGCTGAAAAGGTTTTGCTAAGCGTCGGGAGAAGGCCAAATATCACAGGATTTGGACTTGAAAACATAGGAGTTGAGCTTGAGAAAGGGTGTGTAAAAACAGATGATAGAATGAAGACCAATGTCCAAGAGGTGTATGCTGCAGGGGATATAAACGGCAAGCTCATGCTTGCTCATACAGCATACAGAGAAGCAGAAGTTGCTGTATGGAATATACTAGGTAGAAAAGTAAAAGTAAACTACAATTCTATTCCTTCTGTTGTATATACAAACCCGGAGGTTGCATGGGTGGGTGAAAGTGAAGAGTCAATAAAAGGAAAAGGTTTAGAATATGAAGTTATAAAACTTCCCATGCTTTACAGTGGGAGGTTTGTTGCTGAAAATGAAGAATTTGATGGACTTTGCAAAATATTGATTGATAAAAGGAAACGCACAATACTTGGCTGTCACATGATAGGAAACTACGCTTCAGAAATAATTTACGGTGTTGGTATTATGATTGAGATGCAATTGAGAGTTGAGGATATAAAAGATATTGTATTTCCACATCCGACAGTTAGCGAAATTATAAGAGAGGTCATATTTGAACTATAG